DNA sequence from the Candidatus Limnocylindrales bacterium genome:
GGTAGCCGCAGGGTTCCATCTGCTGCGCGGACGCTGAACGGCGGCCATCCCGGCTCCTGATCCAACGCGGTTTCGAGCGCGGACCGCGCCGTCCAGCCGTCGTCGCTAGGGCGCGATACGACCCGTGCCTGCGGCAGCGATGCATGCACCCACGCCGGCAAAAACTGCGACGCCGGTCCATGCAACGGGGCGCATCGGCGGGCCGGGCACGATCACCGTTGCAGGCAGCGGTGTGGCGTCATCACTGCTCACGCAGCCGTGATCGCGTCGAGCCGTCGCCATTCTTCCACGAGCGCGCAGGTGCGGCCGCCCTGCGCCGGCAGCGACAGCAGGTCGGCGGGCGTGTCGACGTCGATGGCGAAACCGTCGAGGCAGAGAATGAGCATTTCCACCTGCGCCTGCCGGCACGCTCGCCGATACGCGGCCAGGCTCTCGCCCTCGAAGCAGAAGCCGATGACGGTTGGCGGGCTGGTCAGAAGCGCATTAGTGCCGGTGGCGGTGGAGGAGGGGGCAGCAACGACGGGATAGCGGGCGGGGTCGGTGGCGAACATGCCGTCGATCTCGAGAGGATCGATCAGCGGAACGTCGCCGGGAATCGTCAGGAGGCGGCGCACTCCTTGCGCTTCGAGATGCCGCGCGGCCATTGCCACGGCGCCGTTGAGGCCGCGCGCCGCTCCCTCTTCGAGCGCCTCGGCGCCGCAGCGGCGCGCGTGGTCGAGAAGAACGCCGTCGCCGCTGACGACCACGATTCGATCGAGGCTCTCCGCAGCGGCCAGCGCGGCCAGCATGTCCTCGAGCATGGCCAGCGCGAGCGCCTCGCGGCGTGCGGCATCCAGACAGGAGGCCAGGCGCTGCTTGCCGCCGGCGATCGAGCGTACGGGAACCAGCGCGGCGTTCACGGCGAGGACCGTAAAGCAGTCGAAATGTCCAGTAAAGATGCGCGACTCCCCGGTTTGCCCGCCTCCATCCCTCGGCTATAACGCCGCGGGTTTCGGCAACGAGGCGATGAGAGTCATCGGCGGCACGCTCGGCGGACGGCGCCTCGTGGCCGCGCAAGGTCGCGACACGCGACCGACCACCGATCGCGTGCGCGAAGCGCTCTTCAGCCGCCTGGAAAGCCGCTACGGTCTGTCGGGCGCCAGGGTGCTGGACGTCTTCGCCGGCACGGGCGCTCTTGCCATCGAGGCGCTCAGTCGCGGCGCCGCCAGCGCCGTGTGCATCGAGAACGATCGCAACGCGCTCGCCGCCCTGCGACGCAATCTCGACGCGCTCGGCCTTCGCGACCGCGTCAAGGTCGTCGCCGCGGATTTCCGCGACGCGCTGGCGGCCGAGGCTCGCGGCGGCGCCAGTTTCGAGGGCGTGCTCCTGGATCCGCCGTATGCTCAGGGGATGGCGGCGGCGGGGTTGGCGCTGCTCGACTCGCTGGGGCTGGTTGCGCCCACGGGCTGGGTGGTGGCGGAGGTGGGAAGGCGAGAGAATGCGCCCGAGCGCGTCGGCTCGCTGACCAGGCAGCGCGAGGACGTCTACGGAGACACCAAGCTGGCGCTGTACGAGCGGCCGGGCCAGGACGGAGCAGATTCGACAGGGGACACGAAGCTCTCATGATGAACTCCAGGTTTGCCGTCTACCCGGGCTCCTTCGATCCGATGACCAACGGCCATCTCGACATCGTGCGGCGTGGGCTGACGGTGTTCGATGAGGTTCGCGTGGCCGTCGCCTACAACCAGGAAAAGCCCTCGGGCCTGTTCACGCCGACCGAGCGCGTCGAGATCATCGACGAGACGTGCACCGAGTTCGCCGGCCGCGTCTCGGTGGACGCCTTCCACGGCCTGCTCATCGATTACTGCCGCCGCATCGGCGCCGGCACCATCATCCGCGGCCTGCGTGCCGTGGCGGATTTCGAATACGAGTTCCAGATGACGATGATGAACCGCCATCTGGCGCCCGACATCGAGACCGTTTTCCTCATGGCCGACGAGGCGCACTTCTACACCAGCTCGCGGCTGGTCAAGGAAGTCGCCACCCTCGGCGGCAACGTTCACGGACTGGTACCCGACGCGGTCGAGGCGCGCCTGCTCGCCAAGCTCGGAAGAGAATAGAGAGATGCCGAACCTTTCCTCACGTCTGTCCCGCGTAAAGCCGTCTTCCACCCTGGCCATGACCTCCAAGGTCCTGGAGCTGCAGCAGAAGGGCGTCAAGGTCGTCGGCTTCGCCGCCGGCGAGCCCGATTTCCCGACCTGGGAGCACGTGTGCGAGGAAGCGCACGAGTCGATCCGACGCGGCGAATTCCGCTACACCGCCGTCGGCGGCACGCCTGCGCTCAAGCAGGCGATTCGCACGAAGCTCGAGCGCGACAACGGCCTGAAGTACTCCGATGCCGAAGTCATCGCCTCCTGCGGCGGCAAGCACTCGCTCTACAACGCGATGCAGTCGGTGCTCGACGAAGGCGACGAGGTCCTGATTCCGGGGCCGTACTGGGTGAGCTATCCGGACATGGCCGCGCTCTCGGGCGGCGTGCCGAAGTTCGCGATGGCCAGCGAGGCCAACGGCTTCCTGCTGACTGCCGAGGAGCTGGAGGCGGCGCTGACGCCGTCGATCAAGCTGGTGATCCTGAACAGCCCCTCCAATCCCACCGGCGCCACCTACTCCGAGAAGCAGATGGCCGACCTCGGGCGCGTGCTCGCAAAGCACTCGTGCTGGGTCATCGTCGACGACGTTTACGAGAACATCCGCTACGACGGCACCAGGCCGCGCCATCTGGTGGCGATGGAGCCGTCGCTACGCGAGCGCGCCATCATCTGCAACTCGGTCTCCAAGACGTACGCGATGACCGGCTGGCGCATCGGCTACACGGCGGCGCCTGCGGCGGTAGTCAAGGCGATGACCACGCTGCAGAGCCAGTCGACGTCCAATCCCTCATCCATCGCGCAGGCGGCGGCGGCTGCGGCGCTATCGGGCTCGCAAAGCATGGTCGAGCCGATGGTGGTCGAGTTCAAGAAGCGGCGCGACTACATCTGCCAGCGCATCAACTCCATCCCGGGCCTGTCGGTGCAGGTGCCCGGCGGCGCGT
Encoded proteins:
- the cofC gene encoding 2-phospho-L-lactate guanylyltransferase, yielding MNAALVPVRSIAGGKQRLASCLDAARREALALAMLEDMLAALAAAESLDRIVVVSGDGVLLDHARRCGAEALEEGAARGLNGAVAMAARHLEAQGVRRLLTIPGDVPLIDPLEIDGMFATDPARYPVVAAPSSTATGTNALLTSPPTVIGFCFEGESLAAYRRACRQAQVEMLILCLDGFAIDVDTPADLLSLPAQGGRTCALVEEWRRLDAITAA
- the rsmD gene encoding 16S rRNA (guanine(966)-N(2))-methyltransferase RsmD, coding for MRVIGGTLGGRRLVAAQGRDTRPTTDRVREALFSRLESRYGLSGARVLDVFAGTGALAIEALSRGAASAVCIENDRNALAALRRNLDALGLRDRVKVVAADFRDALAAEARGGASFEGVLLDPPYAQGMAAAGLALLDSLGLVAPTGWVVAEVGRRENAPERVGSLTRQREDVYGDTKLALYERPGQDGADSTGDTKLS
- the coaD gene encoding pantetheine-phosphate adenylyltransferase — translated: MMNSRFAVYPGSFDPMTNGHLDIVRRGLTVFDEVRVAVAYNQEKPSGLFTPTERVEIIDETCTEFAGRVSVDAFHGLLIDYCRRIGAGTIIRGLRAVADFEYEFQMTMMNRHLAPDIETVFLMADEAHFYTSSRLVKEVATLGGNVHGLVPDAVEARLLAKLGRE
- a CDS encoding pyridoxal phosphate-dependent aminotransferase, yielding MTSKVLELQQKGVKVVGFAAGEPDFPTWEHVCEEAHESIRRGEFRYTAVGGTPALKQAIRTKLERDNGLKYSDAEVIASCGGKHSLYNAMQSVLDEGDEVLIPGPYWVSYPDMAALSGGVPKFAMASEANGFLLTAEELEAALTPSIKLVILNSPSNPTGATYSEKQMADLGRVLAKHSCWVIVDDVYENIRYDGTRPRHLVAMEPSLRERAIICNSVSKTYAMTGWRIGYTAAPAAVVKAMTTLQSQSTSNPSSIAQAAAAAALSGSQSMVEPMVVEFKKRRDYICQRINSIPGLSVQVPGGAFYVFVNGAGVFEKAGVGDGDGLALKLLEGAHVGVVGGNDFGSSDHFRISYATSMELIRQGMDNIERYLSSL